From the Candidatus Thorarchaeota archaeon genome, one window contains:
- the arsM gene encoding arsenite methyltransferase, whose protein sequence is MSEDEVKMEIRKRYAKVARHQLEREDSAACCGAGGEADSVETSSCGCSATAQFKTLLESIGYPVSDLPSFFTESFAGCGNPVAIAELREGDTVLDLGSGAGLDAFIAAKKVGPNGRVIGIDMTPEMVEKANTNAARVGASNLEFRLGEVESLPIEDDSVDVVISNCVINLVPDKTRVFREAFRVLRMGGRLVVSDIILERPLNDAVRDNIDAYTACISGAILESEYLKIIADAGFRDIRTMSKHPYGPAASVIIRAMK, encoded by the coding sequence ATGTCGGAAGACGAGGTCAAGATGGAGATAAGGAAGAGGTATGCCAAGGTAGCACGGCACCAGCTCGAACGGGAAGACTCCGCCGCATGTTGTGGGGCTGGTGGCGAAGCAGATAGCGTCGAGACCAGCTCTTGCGGATGCAGTGCCACGGCGCAGTTCAAGACACTTCTTGAGTCGATTGGTTATCCTGTCAGCGACCTGCCCTCATTCTTCACGGAGTCATTTGCAGGTTGTGGAAACCCGGTCGCAATCGCTGAGCTGAGAGAGGGCGACACGGTTCTCGACCTAGGCAGTGGAGCAGGCCTTGACGCATTTATCGCCGCTAAGAAGGTCGGTCCGAATGGGCGCGTGATTGGCATAGACATGACACCGGAGATGGTCGAGAAAGCCAATACTAATGCCGCGCGCGTGGGGGCCTCCAACCTAGAATTCAGACTCGGAGAAGTAGAGAGTCTGCCAATAGAGGATGACTCCGTCGACGTTGTCATTAGCAATTGCGTCATCAACCTCGTACCAGACAAGACTCGTGTGTTTCGAGAGGCCTTTCGCGTTCTTAGAATGGGTGGAAGGCTTGTAGTCTCGGACATCATCCTTGAGAGACCGCTCAATGATGCCGTTCGTGATAACATAGACGCATACACCGCCTGCATCAGTGGGGCCATTCTGGAATCGGAGTATCTGAAGATCATCGCAGATGCAGGATTCCGAGACATCAGGACCATGTCGAAGCATCCATACGGGCCGGCAGCGAGTGTCATAATACGGGCAATGAAATGA